DNA from Romeriopsis navalis LEGE 11480:
ATCCACGGTTTTGCACTTGGCTAGGTTGATGCCCTTACCGCCGTAGAGTCCGGCAAATAACCACTCTGACATGTCAATCGGCAGCGGTGTGGCCGCTGCCATAATGACTAACGGATCGACGCCAACGGCGACGGCCACATCAAGTTTTTCGCCGCGTTCCGCCGCTTTGCGCAAGTGGCGGGTGGAACCGCGAACCGACAGCCACTGCACCGTCATGGTGTTGTTCGATTGCAGTTGCAGCCGGTAGACGCCGACATTGGGAATTTTGGTTTCGGGATCTTTGGTGATCATCAAGCCCAAGGTGAGCACCTTGCCCGCATCACCCGGATAGACCTGCAGCATCGGAATTTTGGTCAGATCAACATCATCGCCCTTGATCACGATTTGCTGGCAGGCTGGGAATAGATCCCGATCGGGTTTTGCCTTCACCACATCAAACAGCACTTTGCCGAGATCGATCGCCTGCTTAATTTTCTTGGGTGGGCGTGGTTGATACAGAATCGCCAACTTCTTGCCTAAGTCCTCCAGCTCCTCGGGCTGTTCCATATTCATTGCCCAAGTCACCCGCTCCACGGTGCCCATTACATTGACGGCAACGGGATAGTCCGACCCTTTGACGTTCTCAAATAACAGTGCCGGTCCTCCCGACTGCAACATGCGCGTGGCGATTTCGGAGATTTCCAACTCGGGATCCACCAAGGCTTTAATCCGGCGTAATTTGCCCCGCTGTTCTAACTGTTGGATAAAGCCGCGTAAATCTCTTGGCATAGCAATCTGGGTGGGAAACTGTAACGAAGTGTAAAGCACTCTTCGTTTCTATTATCAGTCACCTGGGCCGCTCTGGGGCATGATTGCCCAAAAAACTGTTAATCCTCAAAACTGACGGTGTAGCTCTGGCCGTCGATGATCACTTGATCGCCGGCAATGAGTTTGCGGCCGCGCCGCGATTCGATCGCGCCGTTGACTTGGACTTCCCCGGACTGGATCAAGATCTTTGCCTGACCGCCTGTCTCGACTGCCCCGGCGAGCTTTAGAAACTGATCGAGTTTGATGTACTCTTCTGTGACTGCCTGATTATCCATAAGCTCTGGGTGATACACCAATGTCGAATGCGTTGCCACCATCATTATTGCAAACCCTGGCTCAAGTCTTGGCGCAGCTGGATGGCCAAAGTTATCGCAATTACCGTCAGATTAAGGGTCGGCATGAATTTAATGGGTGTACGCTGCACTTCGATCGGATTCAGTCAGACCCCTATGCGCCGCCGAGCCAATGTCGGGTGATTGTGCCCCAGACCGTGGCCCAGTTTGACCCAGCGTTGTATCAGGGGCGGATTCGGGCAATGGCGTTGCGGGACTATTTGACTCGGCAGTTTGATCAGGCAATTCAGGCCGTGGGGCAACCAAAAGCACTGCAGATTTTGCGTCCTGGGCAAGTGATCTTGGAGCGTAGCTGTTGCTGGATTGATGCCACTCAGGTTGAAGTGCGATTTCGCCTGAATTTGCCCGCCGTAGGGCGTCGAATCGCAGGTAAGCAAGCGGTCAAACTAATTTGCCAACAATTCCCTGAAGTGGTGGCACAGTCGCTGATTGCCACTGCTTTCGATCCAGCTGCAGTCGCGCAGCATGTGGAAACTGCCGAAAATGCTGATTATTTGCGATCGCAACTACAGCCACAGGGTTTGATTGCTTTTGTCGCGGATGATGCGGTTTTGGCCCGGCGCAGTGGGATTGACGATCGTCCAGACCCGCAGGCCATTGCTTTTCGATCCCCCGATTCCCTGCGCGTCCAGTTGCAACTTGCGGATCAGTCGGCCATTTCTGGTATGGGGATTCCGGCGGGGATTACCTTGATTGTGGGGGGCGGCTATCATGGTAAATCGACTTTACTGCGGGCGATTGAGCGCGGAATTTATAATCATATCCCGGGTGATGGTCGGGAGTATGTCGTGACGGCCCCAACGGCGGTCAAAATTCGAGCGGAAGATGGTCGCTGTATCCATGATGCGGATTTATCCGCGTTGATCAATCACTTACCCTTGGGCCGATCAAGCACTAAGTTCTCGACGGAAAATGCCAGTGGCAGTACCTCCCAGGCCGCCAATATGGTGGAATCGGTGGCGGCGGGAGCGCAGGTTTTATTGTTGGATGAAGATACCTGTGCCACGAATTTGATGGTGCGTGATGCCCGGATGCAGCGGTTGATTGCGCCCGAACATGAGCCAATTACGCCGTTGATCGATCAGGTGCAGCCGTTGCAGCAGCAATACGGGGTATCGACGATTATGGTGATGGGTGGCTGTGGGGATTATTTAGCGGTGGCCGATCGCGTGATTGCGATGCAGGAATTTTTGCCCCGTGATGTGACTGAGTTAGCGCAGGCAATTGTCCAAGATTGTCCCAACCCACGTGCGATCGCCGCCAGTCAGATATTCGGCCCCTTGCCCCAGCGGCAAATTGATTGCCGCTTACTGACACCCACGCATCCGACGAAGCCCCACCGAGGCAAGATTCAAGCGGATCAAAAAATTCAGTTTTATCAGCAGGAAGTGGATTTAGGTTTAGTCGAGCAGTTAGTCGAATCTGGCCAGTTGAAAACATTAGCCGCGATCATCGTGGCGATCCATCAAGGTTGGTTTGAGACGCAAATCACGACACAAACACCGGATTTATCACAGTTATTGCAAGTGTTTGAGCAGTTATTCGAGAATGCTCAGGGGCTCGATCAGCTGACCCAGGAACGATCGGGCGATTTGGTCCAAGTGCGGGTGATCGAACTGGCGGCGGCACTCAATCGGTTGCGCGATCGCCGCTAAATTTGTGATGCCCCAAATACGATAAAAATATGAAGCATCCGGATCAATTTTGCGGCAGAATAGTAAAGAATTTGTTAAATCACCATCATGGATCGCCCGTTAGACTAACGTAGTTGTAATACTCTTTCGATAAAAAGTATTACAACTAGTTGCGATTAGGTCAACTTATCTAATGCATCCTGAACGATTGTGTCGAATTGGTGGGAGTAGTGGCTGAGATGCATTGGTCAAGGTGATTCAGGTGCTTCTAAAGAAAACGCGGAGGTTTTGTGTGATTGACTGGCAACCTAACTTATAACGAAGAATTCACTTCTTTTTTAATCGTTGTTTTAGTTAGGTTTTCAATTGTTTGAAACGATTTGAGGACAGTTAGCGAACGATGTCATATTCCTCTGAACGCTTACAGAAAATTGCTCATCCGACCGTTGGTAATGCAAGTTGGTATCTCAATGTCAGTGCAGGTTGGCCCACCGATCCAGCGGCTAATCCCTGGCGCAATTCGGCGTATATCGTGGAGCCGCCGCGGCAGTTTCCGCGACCCATTTGGGATCACGCGGGACCCTTGGCCGCGATTCCAGGGCGTGATTTATCGGAAATGCAGGATTGGTTTGAACGGGGGGATATGCCGGAACTCGCCGAAGATGTGAATCACCTCCTTGAGCGCTTGTTTCCGGAGCCGGCTTGGGATGATGATTCCTGGGCTTTTTTGCAAGAATGTGAAGCCGCGACGGCAGCCCCAGATGCAGTCGCGGGGATTGGGCATCGGTTTGATGCGTATATTGAATAAATTGCGCTGCTGGTTAGCGATCGTTTAGTTCGTCGATTGGATGCGTTTGAATCCGCAGCATCCCCAGTACCGCATTGATGCAATGCGGTCACACTGTGATACTTCAGTCGCATCGGTTTTGAAATGCCGATGCGACTGAAGTTGTCATGACTTTAAGTGTTAGTGGACGTCCTCTGGGTTTAGCATCAAGCCGAAATGTGGGTAACGCCTTTCAACGATCGGCGGCGCTTTAGATCGGATTTGAAGGCACGGCTACCATGCCCATCGGAGGTATTGCTATGGCTCACTAGCATCGTGCCACCTTCTGTATGTCGCCATAACTCATGGCTACTGCGCTTGCAGGATTTCATCAATTCCCAGCCATGGGAAACTAGGAGTCTCTTTTTTTCGTGATACTTCATCGGATCGCCTCAGAGTCACGTTCCGATCATAATGGGCTGATTTAGAACCGACATTTACGGTTATCTCTACCCGGAAAATAATCCGAACTGAGGTGCCGAAAATCTCTTTGGGCAGGCTTCGCTCATGGTCCTGTGTCAGTTGTGACGGGGGAGGCTATAGTTAGTTGATAGATGATTAGCTGCTGAGCCCCGTGGCTTTTCTTTAGTTGAACGAGTAACGAGTTGCATGAGTGATGCGCCCTCTTCCCGGTCATCGGCTGATTCAGATGACTGGACTATTTCTGACGAACCGCCAGCCACTGATGAAGCGGCGGGTTGGATCGATGATATTGTGCCGGATGTTTCGGCCTTCCAGCCTGCGCCCGATCGTCCGCGCGCCCAGCGACAGGTTGATCCAAATAGTCCGATTGTCATGGTCGAGACGGCTTTCTTAGCCAGCGCTTCCAGTCTGATTTGGTTTATCAATTCCTATTTCCCGATCGGGCCGATTCTACAAGTTTTCTTCCCAATTCCGATTGCGCTGATCTATTTGCGTTGGGGCCGGCGGCCGGCGTGGATGACCGCCTTAATCGCGACCTTATTACTGACAATTTTGGTCGGACCCACCCGGAGTATTCTCTTTTTAATCCCCTATGGTTTCTTAGGGGTATTACTCGGGGTGATGTGGTACCGCCGGGCCAGTTGGGGGATGTCAATTTTTCTGGGGACCTTGCTCCTGACCGTTGGCTCTTTTTTTCGATTATGGTTGCTATCAATTTTGCTGGGGCAAGATATGTGGCAATATTCCACCGTGCAGGTCACGGGTTTTCTTGATTGGGGGTTCGATCGGCTGAATATTTTGCAGCAGCCTAATCTGGCCTTAGTGCAGGCAATTGCGGCGGCTTTGATCGTATTGCGGAATTTGGTTTATCTGTTTGTCGTGCATGTGGTTTCCTGGTTTCTCTGCGATCGTTTGGGCAATCCGATTCCCCGCCCACCCCGTTGGGTCAGAGTGTTATTTGAGTTGGAGTGATGATTCGGGCCTATACGGAACCAGCGATCGCGGCGGCTTGGCTGCAGCGATATCGGGGGGCGTCCCCGATCTTTGGCTGTGTGCTGGGTTTTACTGAGACGGCTTTAATTCCGGGAATTTCGGCGGCTGGAGTAACGCCGGCGGATCGCCGGTTGACGGCGTTAGCAGATGCCGAATTTTTATATAACGGCGTGACGAATACAGCGCCAACTTACCCTTTGCCACCCTTGCAAGCGGGTGCTTCCCCCACCCTGATTTCCCGGGCAATTGTGGAGCGATTGGCCTTGCCGATCTGTTTATTCGATGCCGGGTTGATGCGTCCGCCCAACGTACCGCATCATCATTTAGACGGCCAAGTTGCGGCTTGTGTAAGCACGGGGCAAGCGATGACGATCGATCGCGTCCAGCACCTATTTCTCGAAGGGGTATATTGGGGCCAACAGCTTGGTCAGCAACTGTCGCAGCAGTCGCAACCGGGTTATTTAGTGATTGGTGAATGTGTTGTGGGCGGTACAACAACGGCCCAAGCCCTGCTAACCGGACTGGGAATTGATGCGGCGCAGCGGGTCAATAGCAGTCATCCCACCTGCAATCATCACCAAAAGCAAAAGCTAGTGGCGCAAGGCTTAGCTCGATCGGGTTTAGTGTTACCTCCAGCCGCAAAATTCCTGGATTATTTAGTATTGGTTGCAGCAATTGGTGATCCAATGCAGCCAGTGGTAGCTGGTATGTTGCTCACAGCGAGTCGTTACTGTGGTGTGATGTTAGCCGGTGGCACTCAAATGTTAGCGGTATATGCGTTGGCGCAAGCCTTGGCCGCAGCATCCCCGCCAATTGACTGGCGACCCGAGCAAGTTGTGGTGGGGACGACACGGTGGGTGGCGGAAGACCCGACTGGCGATACGATCGCCCTGGCCCAAGCGATTGGTCCTGTGCCCCTGCTCGCGACACAATTGGACTTTAGTCATGCTTGTTTCCCGATGCTACAAGCCTACGAACAAGGGTTTGTAAAAGAAGGTGTGGGTGCCGGGGGACTTGCCATCGCGGCAAGTTTAACGGCCGGTTGGACCCAGACACAACTATTGCGCGCGATCGAAGAATTATGCGATCGCGCGCAAACAGCTGAAGGCCCAGCTGAAGGCGCATAAATTAATTAAGCGCCTGATGACTCAGTCCTTAATTCACGGTTGATTAATTCAATTGTGATGCAAATGCTGTGGGCTAGTTTGAATTGCCTTGAAGCGAATCATGCGGCCCCATACTTTCCTCACTGTCGGGGATGACGCATGATTGATTTCCAGCCGGTGATGCGGAGTACAGCGTTGCGAAATTTGGGATAGGGTTAAAAGCAGTCTAAATTAGCCGTTGCGATTGGCCACAAGCGCAATTGATACGACGCGACTGTGGCAAGTCTTGTGACGTATTGCAATTAAGACATGCGCTTCGAAAGCAGTTGTTCTTCGAGTGCGGCGATCCGATTGTAAGCGGCTGTCAGCTGGGCTGTCAGACGTTGAATCTGGAGCTCGGGAGACATGACTTTTTCCGAATGCGACATACCTAAATCAGTATCGTCATCTTCGAGCAAGATATCCTTGCTTTCCATCATCATCTCGCGATAGCTATCGCCACCACTGCTACTCCGAACGCTGCGCCCAATCAAATCCGGGCTTGGTACGGTCATCGACTGATGACGCTCTTCCAATAAACTGGCAACGTACTTAGTGAGTTGCTCAATCGATTGGTTGAGGGTATCAATTTGTTGATCTAAGTGATTAATTTGAGTTTGCAATGCGGTCATTCCCTCAACCCCCATAAAGTGGTCTTTCACCCACACATCATAGGCATCGTTCTTCTATGGCTAAGGTTATTTATGAATCATTTAAGAGTTGTCCAGAAAATTTTACAAACTGATACAAACTATTCTGACCGGTTAAATTTGGCTCAAATCGGTTGCGTGAACCCTATAGGTAACCATGTTCTGCGAGGAAATTAGGGGTGATGTCATGATTTGCGTGGGGCGATCGCATGAACTTCTCGACATATTTACCCAGAATATCCCCTTCTAGGTTAACTGGATTTCCCGGTCGTAAATAATACAGATTAGTCTCCGCATACGTATGGGGAATCACCGCCACCATGAACCAGTTGCCCTGATCGTTGCAATCAGCGACGGTCAAGCTAATGCCGTTAATCGCGATACTCCCTTTGCTGAGGATATAACGGGCAACTTGCGAGCTGTCGGTGGTGAAGGTGAGTTCCCAAGAGCTGGCGGTTTGGGTCGTGGATTTCAGGTGTCCCAGGCCATCCACATGGCCGGTGACGAAGTGGCCACCGAGTTTGCTGCCGACCCGCAAGGATGTTTCTAAGTTGACCGCTTTGGCACTTGTGCGGGCTGTGGCTAAGGTCGATCGCTGTAACGTTTCTGGTGAAATATCGGCGACAAAGCCATTGCCCAAAATTTCTGTCACGGTGAGGCAGACGCCATCGACGGCGACGCTATCGCCAATTTCCAGGCCGGATAGGATTAGCTGCTTGCTCGCTTCCGGACATTCGACTTGCACATGTTCTGGGTCAAGTAGCGTTAGTTGTCCAACAGTTTGAATCAGGCCTGTAAACATCGCGGTCAGTAGCTCAGCTAAAACGATCAGTTCTAGCTTAACTAAACAAGGTGTCTCTAGGCTTACGACTCACGATAGAGATGGCCCGTGATCATCAACTATTTCTGTCGATCGTCCTGGGGTAGCGGTTGGCAAAGATGCTGATACACTAAAATAAATTGGGTGCTTCATCCATTCTTGGGCACCAATTACCGCTGTTGGTGATTTGATTTTAGTTTTGTCCCGATCGAATTGGCCTTTGGGCCGAGTGATAGCAGTTTTAGCAATGGTTTTAGTGCATCAGCGATACGTTTGAATATAAATTTCCCTATTTTAACTCGATTGTTTGAACTGCATGTTTACGCGAATACCGGATAACCTGCTCAACTGGTAGCAATTTCTGGCTGATTGATGATCAGCGCTTTTGAGGCGAGACTTATGATCGAAATGAAAGTTGCCGGTATCGGCCTTGATCCAGGCACCCGCAGCTCTGTGCTTTTGCTCAAAGATAGTAATGGGCGGCGTGCCTTGCCAATTTATATTGGCCCGGAGCAGGCCAATGCGATTGGGAGTGTCTTAGAAAATAAAGTACCGCCGCGGCCCAGTACCCATGATATTTTTACGAATCTGCTGGATGCTTGGGCCTTGTGTTTGGATAAGGTGATTATCCATACGCTGAAGGACAATACTTTTTATGCTTCTCTTGTTGTGTTGCAGGGTGAGCAACAGCGGGAAATTGATGCCCGGCCCAGTGATGCGATCGCCCTTGCGGTGCGAGCGAATTGCGCAATTTGGGTCGTTGAGGAAGTTGTCGCCAATGCCTCGATTCCGGTTGACCGTGATGCCGATGAGGCCGAACAACGCGCCTTTCGGGAATTTGTGGCCGGTTTGAATCCGAAGGATCTAGTCGAGCAAGCGCAGTCGAAAGGCCATCAGGATTTTGCCTAACCAAGATTGAGTCTTACTCGGATTTGAGTCTAACCAGGATTGAGCCTAACTAGTATGTTGCCTAAGCGATGGCGGGCAGATTGAGTGCATGCAATATCGGCGATTTGGGCGAACGGAATGGCCGCTGTCAGTCCTTTCTTTGGGGACAATGCGGAGTTTGGCGACGGCGGATGTGTTGCAGGCAACTTTAGCGGCGGCGATCGCCGGCGGAATCAATCATATTGAGACGGCCCAAGGCTATGGTGCGAGTGAGCGTTACCTCGGACAAGTTTTTCAACAGGGAATTGATCGGCGATCGCTCTATCTCACAACGAAGGTGCAACCGTTACCGGATGCGGCCAGCATGACGGCGGCGATCGCCCAATCCTTAGATCGATTGCAGGTAGACTACCTCGATGGCTTAGCGATTCACGGCATCAATACCTGGAACCATGTGGAACTGATTCGACAGCCGCATGGTTGTATGGCGGCAGTACGGCAAGCGATCGCCGATGGTTGGGTGCGGCAGGTCGGATTTTCGACCCATGGTGCATTGGATGTCATTGAGGCGACGATCGCCACAGCCCAGTTTGCGTTTGTGAATCTCCACTATGGGGTATTTTTTCAGCGGAATGCCGCGGCGATCGCCGCCGCGCAAGCCCAAGATATGGGGGTGTTCATCATTTCCCCGGCCGATAAAGCTGGGATGCTCTACACCCCGCCCCCGGAATTAATTGAACTCTGTCAACCGTTATCGCCATTGGCCGTGAACTATCGTTGGTTGCTCAGTGATCCGCGGATTACGACCTTGAGTGTCGGTCCAGCGGTCCCGAATGAACTGCAACCAGGGTTAGCGCTGGCCAATGATGTGGGGCCACTGAATGCGCTGGAGCAGAGGATTTTGCAGCGACTCGTGCAAGTCGAAACTGAACAGTTGGGCCGGACGCAATGCCATCAATGCCATGCCTGTTTGCCTTGCCCGGAGCAGATTAACATTCCTGAGATTTTGCGGTTGCGGAATTTGGCCGTTGCCTATGGCATGCAGCAGTTTGGCGAATATCGCTATGGCATGTTTGAGCGAGCAGGGCATTGGTTTCCAGGGCAAAAGGGAAATCGCTGTACGGATTGTGGAGACTGTTTGCCACGTTGTCCGACGCAGTTAGCGATTCCTGATCTACTACGTGATACCCATCAGCGACTCAATGGTCAACCGCGGCGACGCCTGTGGGAATGATCTCGGTTCGGTATGATGAAGCAAATATTGAGAGATTAGAGGCGGGGTTTATTGTGTTGGGGCGAGCAATCATGCCGAATTGGGTTGGGAAAAAATTACGATTCCGTTTTGGTTGGTTGCTCCTCACGATCGTGCTTGGTGTCGAGCCAATCGGCGTGCAAGCGGCCTCCCCCACGATTGACCCCGCTGTGCCGAATACTGCTGTGCCACCGGCCCCAGCCGTGGTGCGCCCTACGGCGGAGCCAGAACATGGCCAGTCGGGGATTGATTTGCCCCAGGTGGTCATTCTGGAACAGCCGCAGGTGAAGATTGATATTCAGCAGTTTCGTCGGGGTCAGTGCGCCAATGGGACGCGGGGCACGAGCGAACGCAGCATTAACTTAGCTGGGACGACGATTCCCAGTCTTTGGTGGACGCGCGATTTGGTGTTGGCTAAAAAGCAATTTAATCCCAAATTGATTGAAGGGTGGCTGGTTTGTGCCGCCGGTGTCCAAAATGCCGAGGCGCGGGTCTGTGCGATCTCTCCGGTCCGACCGGGACGGGTGGAAATGTTAGTCAATACGCAGCTCTGGACGGTTTTGGATTATCTCAGTCGCTACGAGTTTCTCTATCGCTTTGGTTCGGCCACCACTGAATGTGGGTATAACATTCATATTTTTAATACGGATGCTGTGCTGATGGCCGATTACATCTGCGATTACCAGTCCGATCGCCCAAACCATGATTGTCGGTTGCGACCGGATCTCTCGGGCCGCAGCGGACTTAAGCGGGGACCGACTGACGTATTTTCTGCCACAGATTACCGTATTGAGCTGCGCTAGCGGGGTCCAGTTGGGCTAAGGGCTCACATTTGGCCCAGACATCGGCGGGCAGGTTGAGCAGTGGATTTTGCTGTTTTGCCGTGGCACTGGCAGCAATTTCTAAACCCTTGACTGGTGTGCCGCCCCGACTCAATAGGGCCAGTTTTGCCGCAAATTCTGGTTCCCAAAAGGCATTAATCCAGTCATTGTATTGACGATCGCTGCGGATTTTGCCGCGTTTTGGACGTACCCACATATCGGCCCATAGCGTGGTACCGGATTGGGGCACGACGACCGCAAGGTCCGATCGTGTTCGCAGTTGTTCCAACAACTCTGATGAGGCCCCGACGGCCATCCAGGTATGCCCCAGGATTAATGGTTGGAGATAGGTATCGCTACTGTAGAACTTTGCCTGTTGCTGCAACTGTTGGAGGGTGGGTTCGAGGGTTTTGATTTGATCGAGATCGGTGGGCTGGTTCGTCTTGGCATCGCGATAGGATTGGCCCAGGTACTTTAATGCTAGTCCGATCACCGCTTGGGGACTGTCCGGCAGTGATAAGCGGCCTTGGAGCCTGGCATCGAACAGATCACCCCAGTCCGTGGGGGGAGGAATGTTCTGTTCTGCAAGCAAATCCTTGCGATAGGCAATCACGGTGGCACCCCAACGATAGGGCGCGGCCCAAATTTTTCCATCGGGACGGATTTGCCCCTGGGAATTGCGTTGAGCCAATCGTTGCCAGATCGGGTCAACATTTTCCCAGTGACTCCAAGCGGTGGCATCGAGCGGTTCAATCAGCCCTTGCTTAATCGCGATCGCCAGCCAATAGTCGCCCTGGGTGACTAAATCAGCGACGTTATCGATCGTATTTGCCGGTGGATTCCAGGGGAGCTTGAATTTGGGCAGCCAGGAGTTGTCCGGGGGGAGCTTGTCTTGGGCGGCCTGCTGCCAGGTTTGCAGTTGTTGGAAAATTTCGGCCAGCTGACTACTTTGGCTATAGTCGAGCTGTGATGCTTCGGCATCGTTGACTTGTTTGCGAAACTGATTGACTAGCTGGGGGGGCACTGATTTTTTTAGGCCAATGACCCTGGGTACTTTGGCGCCGGTAGCCTGGCAGCCAGTGAGGGCAAGGCTTGAGAGACTGAGACTGCCCAAACCCAGTCCCATACGTAGCACCGATCGCCGATTCATCATGATTGTTTCCGCTCCAAACCAAAGCCGGTCAAGGTAATGATGCTGGGGGGAGATTGGTCGATCGGTCGTTGGTAGGTGACGATCGTCCGGAGTCGGGTATCGGGTGAAATAATTCGCATCTGATCGACGGAAACGGAACGGGAATAAACCGTGGTCATTTCGAGGGTGCCGCGGCTGGGTTGGTAGGTAAAGCGTCCAGCAATCGCCCCCGATTCAGAATAACCTTCATCTCGTAAATAATAACCCCGCTGAATTTCTGGATCTGTCGTCGGTATTTCAGCCGCGATCGGCGTTGGAATGGTATTCGGAATTTTGACGTGGGGCATCATATCGTCCAAGACAAATAACGCCTTTAAGCTCATCGCCTTGCGTTCACCGGTTTCGGAGACGGTATCAAAGGCGATGGTAAAGCCGGGACAGTCAGCTTCATGCGCTGCACTGATTGCCCCTTCCGGGAGCGCCATGGCAACAATCCGGCGCTTTTCCAGCGCGGATAACCGATCGACTTGGTATTCGGTATGCGACCGTTCGACTTCACCACTGGGTAAGTAATGGTAAGTCCGTTCGATCGTCCAAAAGCCATTGCAAATGTCGAAAAATTCTTGAAAAGTCAGCATGAAAAACCTTGGTTCTGAGCCCCCGTCATTCTGGGGAAACGATTGTTCTGAGCAACTTCCTGCTGCCGCCATCGTCGCAGTACCGCGTGGTTCCGGTTGCGAGTCGAGGAATCCTGGTTCAGCAAGCGGTGCGGCACAACTCGATGGCCTTTAGCATTTTACTTCAAGGTTCGGTTGTCGGCTGGGTTTGGCTGGAGTGATGTGGGGTGGCTTGGACTAGACCAATCTTGATTTGCTGGAGCGGCTTCAATTGGTGGGGTAAGGGATAACTGACCCCCGACGCTTAAGGCGCTGCGGCAACTTCATTAGAAAACTTAGTAATGTGTTACGATCGTTGCTAAAGCTTGAGTTGAAATTTGAATCTCAATTAGGTCTCGAGATTTACGCTACGAACATCCCAAGACTTAGGCTTGCCCACAAGAATTTTCGTTAGTTGGATTGGCCAAGATCCGTGTTTTTGGGCACCAGCTTTGATTTTATTGAGTGTTTAGTTTTGGTCTGCCGATTTGAGTCAGGCCAATCTATGGTGTTTGCTGATTGATCAAATTATCAATCCCAAGCGTGGCTGCGTATTGTGCCAGCGCCATGCGAGTTTTTTGCGTACTAATTGAGAGAAATTCATCCTATGGCGTTTATTCAAAAGACGGCGTTAGTTTACTGTGATGATCAATTTGGCTTAGTTGATGGCAAGACAGCCGACGGCTTAGTGCGGTATTCCGATAACTATCGCATTGTGGGCGTTATTGATCGCTCACTAGCCGGACAAGACGCGGGGGAAGTGTTGGGTGAAAAGCGCAATGGTATTCCGATTTTTGCGGATTTAGCGACCGCCTTGAGTCAGCTTGCTGTCAAGCCGGAGTATTACATTTACGGCAAAGCGACCTTGGACGCATATATTTCACCGACTGAGCGATTGTTAATTTTGGAAGCGATCCAAAGTGGCCTGAATATTATTAATGGTCTGCACCAATTCTTTTCTGATGATCACGAATTTGTCGCGATGGCGGCACAATACGAGGTGCAAATTCAAGACATTCGAAAACCGCCGCAGTTACAAGATCTGCACGTGTTTACGGGGCAAATAGCCCGTGTGAATGTGCCCGTTGTGGCCGTTCTGGGGACGGATTGTGCTTGCGGCAAAATGACGACGGCAGTCGCGTTGAATCAAGCCTTAAATCGTTTGGGATTAAAGTCCGTCATGGTCGCGACGGGGCAAACCGGTTTAATGCAGGGAGCGCAGCATGGGGCGTCGATCGACGCTCTCGTCTCGCAATTTGTGATTGGTGAAATTGAACA
Protein-coding regions in this window:
- a CDS encoding UbiD family decarboxylase translates to MPRDLRGFIQQLEQRGKLRRIKALVDPELEISEIATRMLQSGGPALLFENVKGSDYPVAVNVMGTVERVTWAMNMEQPEELEDLGKKLAILYQPRPPKKIKQAIDLGKVLFDVVKAKPDRDLFPACQQIVIKGDDVDLTKIPMLQVYPGDAGKVLTLGLMITKDPETKIPNVGVYRLQLQSNNTMTVQWLSVRGSTRHLRKAAERGEKLDVAVAVGVDPLVIMAAATPLPIDMSEWLFAGLYGGKGINLAKCKTVDLEVPADAEFVLEGTITPGETATDGPAGDHMGYYGPSNDNAPLIRFNCVTHRKNPIYMTTFSGRPPKEDAMMAIALNRIYTPILRQQVPEIIDFFLPMEALSYKAAVISIDKSYPGHARRAALAFWSALPQFSYTKFVIVVDKEINIRDARAVVWAITSKVDPVRDVFILPDNPFDGLDFATEKAGLGSKMGIDATTKVYPETDRHWNDELTADPDTADLVSRRWAEYGLDDLQMGEVDPNLFGYDMK
- a CDS encoding RNA-binding S4 domain-containing protein, which encodes MDNQAVTEEYIKLDQFLKLAGAVETGGQAKILIQSGEVQVNGAIESRRGRKLIAGDQVIIDGQSYTVSFED
- a CDS encoding ABC-ATPase domain-containing protein — translated: MSNALPPSLLQTLAQVLAQLDGQSYRNYRQIKGRHEFNGCTLHFDRIQSDPYAPPSQCRVIVPQTVAQFDPALYQGRIRAMALRDYLTRQFDQAIQAVGQPKALQILRPGQVILERSCCWIDATQVEVRFRLNLPAVGRRIAGKQAVKLICQQFPEVVAQSLIATAFDPAAVAQHVETAENADYLRSQLQPQGLIAFVADDAVLARRSGIDDRPDPQAIAFRSPDSLRVQLQLADQSAISGMGIPAGITLIVGGGYHGKSTLLRAIERGIYNHIPGDGREYVVTAPTAVKIRAEDGRCIHDADLSALINHLPLGRSSTKFSTENASGSTSQAANMVESVAAGAQVLLLDEDTCATNLMVRDARMQRLIAPEHEPITPLIDQVQPLQQQYGVSTIMVMGGCGDYLAVADRVIAMQEFLPRDVTELAQAIVQDCPNPRAIAASQIFGPLPQRQIDCRLLTPTHPTKPHRGKIQADQKIQFYQQEVDLGLVEQLVESGQLKTLAAIIVAIHQGWFETQITTQTPDLSQLLQVFEQLFENAQGLDQLTQERSGDLVQVRVIELAAALNRLRDRR
- a CDS encoding DUF2232 domain-containing protein produces the protein MSDAPSSRSSADSDDWTISDEPPATDEAAGWIDDIVPDVSAFQPAPDRPRAQRQVDPNSPIVMVETAFLASASSLIWFINSYFPIGPILQVFFPIPIALIYLRWGRRPAWMTALIATLLLTILVGPTRSILFLIPYGFLGVLLGVMWYRRASWGMSIFLGTLLLTVGSFFRLWLLSILLGQDMWQYSTVQVTGFLDWGFDRLNILQQPNLALVQAIAAALIVLRNLVYLFVVHVVSWFLCDRLGNPIPRPPRWVRVLFELE
- the cobT gene encoding nicotinate mononucleotide-dependent phosphoribosyltransferase CobT → MIRAYTEPAIAAAWLQRYRGASPIFGCVLGFTETALIPGISAAGVTPADRRLTALADAEFLYNGVTNTAPTYPLPPLQAGASPTLISRAIVERLALPICLFDAGLMRPPNVPHHHLDGQVAACVSTGQAMTIDRVQHLFLEGVYWGQQLGQQLSQQSQPGYLVIGECVVGGTTTAQALLTGLGIDAAQRVNSSHPTCNHHQKQKLVAQGLARSGLVLPPAAKFLDYLVLVAAIGDPMQPVVAGMLLTASRYCGVMLAGGTQMLAVYALAQALAAASPPIDWRPEQVVVGTTRWVAEDPTGDTIALAQAIGPVPLLATQLDFSHACFPMLQAYEQGFVKEGVGAGGLAIAASLTAGWTQTQLLRAIEELCDRAQTAEGPAEGA
- the ribE gene encoding riboflavin synthase, yielding MFTGLIQTVGQLTLLDPEHVQVECPEASKQLILSGLEIGDSVAVDGVCLTVTEILGNGFVADISPETLQRSTLATARTSAKAVNLETSLRVGSKLGGHFVTGHVDGLGHLKSTTQTASSWELTFTTDSSQVARYILSKGSIAINGISLTVADCNDQGNWFMVAVIPHTYAETNLYYLRPGNPVNLEGDILGKYVEKFMRSPHANHDITPNFLAEHGYL